A segment of the Deltaproteobacteria bacterium genome:
GTTTTCCTCAACTCAAAGGATAAGCCGCCGGGGACTGTCTTTGCAAGCGAGCTTCGGATATAAGAACACACCGCTTGGCGGGTAATCTTCTACAATGCCCATCTATCGACTCAGTCGAGAACCGATCTTTCCACCGGCGGATGCCGCTGATCCGACCGGTTTGCTCGCCGTCGGTGGCGACCTGTCGAGCGAGCGCTTACTCGAAGCTTATCGCGCGGGAATTTTTCCCTGGTATTCGGACGATCAACCAATCCTTTGGTGGTCGCCCGATCCGCGCACGGTGCTCAACCTCGACGAGTTTCGCCTGTCACGCAGCCTGCGCAAAACCATCAACAAAAATCTTTTTACCGTCACCTTCGACCGCGCCTTCGCCGAGGTCATCCATGCCTGCGCCCAGGTGGCGCGCACGACTCAAAGCGGCACCTGGATCACCGATGAAATGCAAGAAGCCTATGTGCATCTGCACGGTTTGGGCTATGCCCATTCAGTAGAAACCTGGGTCGGCGATGAATTGGCCGGCGGCCTCTACGGTGTCTCGCTGGGCAAAGCGTTCTTCGGCGAGTCGATGTTCCATTTCAAGACCGATGCATCCAAAGTCGCCCTGGCCGCCCTAGTGCAGCAATTGAAGGAATGGGAGTTTCATCTCATCGACGCGCAGATGACGACCGAGCATTTGCTGAGCTTAGGCGCGAAAGAGATTTCCCGACGGGTGTTTTTGAAGCGACTCACAGAGGCCCTAAAACATCCGACGCGGCGCGGCCGCTGGCGCAGCGCGTAGCGAGTTGCGAGCGCGGGGTTTAAGATTTTGTGCTGGTTTCAATCTTTTGCAGTAGATCCGCGAAGGATTTCTGCAACGGAAATTCGCACGCGAATAGCGCCAGCGCCAGCCCCGAAAGAATATACTGATCAAACTTGTAGGCGCCGACAATGGCGAGAACCAAACCATAAACCGCCAGCGCCTCGATGATCGCGAACGCGACAACTTTGCGCGTGACAAACGTCGAGATCACGCTGGCCGCGCGTTGCTCCACCGGGCCTTTATGTGCTTCAAGGGCGCGCAATAGCTTCGATTGTTTTTCCCGTGTGAGCAGCGCCTCATTGCTGAGAAACTGGCGCTTCCACCAGAAAAGGTAGCCAAAATCGACCGCGGCCAGTGCCCAGAGCACAACCCGCAAGCTCTCGCCAAAGGCAAACCCGGCAGCATATTTCGGGTTGGCGAGTATGCTGCGCGCGATGAACAGGTATATTCCCACCGCCGCCGTAAATATGCTCCAGAGAATGACCGCGGCACCGCGCTGGTCGAGTAGAATGGTTCTAAACTCGGGACGGATCATGGTGAGGTTATCTAACACAATCCTATTTTGCTGTCTTGCTTGTCGGCACCGACCGGAGGATGCTATAGCGGCGTCAAGGAGCAAAAGCCATGCAAGAATTCGATCTTGTCATTCACGGCGGGCGCGTCATCGACGGCACCGGCAACCCTTGGTTCTACAACGATATTGGCATCAAAGACGGCAAGATCGCGGCCATCGGCAAGATCGCGCCGGAGGCTGGCAAACGAGCGATTTCCGCCAAGGGCTACGTCGTCACGCCCGGCTACATCGACATGCACACACACAGCGACCAGCCGATCATTCACGACGGCAACGCCGAGAGCAAAGTGCGCCAGGGTGTCACGCTCGATATTATCGGCGAAAGCCAAACCGTCGCGCCGTTGGCGGGCGAGGTGCTGGAGGAGTATCGTCTCGAACATCGCAAGCGCAATTTCATCGAAACCGACTGGACCGACTTTACCGGCTACTTCGATCGGGTGATGCGCGGCGGCGTGTCAATCAATTTTGCCTCCGGCGTTTCGCCGCAACAGGTTAAGCGCGTGGTCTGCGGCTTCAAAGAACGGCCGGCGACTGCCGCAGAGCAAGAGCAGATGAATCGCTTGGTCGCGCATGCGATGGAACAGGGCGCGCTCGGATTGACCGCCGCATGGCACGCCAAAGGACCCGAGTATCCCGGCGAAGTCGTCGAGATGGCCAAGGTTGCCAAGCGCTACGGCGGCTACTACGGCGTGCATGTCGGCAGCGAAGGCTTTGACATGATGGAGGAGCTGGCCAAGATGCTGCGGGTGGCGCGCGAGTCGCGCATTCCCGTGCATGTCTATCACTTGAAAATGCGCGCCAAGGCCAACTGGGGTCGGATTCGCCAGGTGATTCAACAATTGGAAGAAGCGCGGGGCGAAGGCTTGGAGATCACCGCCAATCAGTATCCCTATACCGCGATGCAGCACCCGTGGCGCCGGCTATTTCCGCGCTGGGTGCAGGACGCACCGGTGCAGGAGACCATCAGTCAATTCAAAAATCCCGACTACCGTGCCCGAGTCGTCAGTGATCCCGAGTTCAACCAGTACGTCGATGAGCATGGCGGCTGGGAAGGCATCGTCGCGGCGCGCATGGACGGCGAAAAGATCAAAAAGTTCGAAGGGATGACCATCGCCGAGATCGCCAAGATCCGTGAGAGCGATCCGGTGTCGACCTGCTTCGATCTCATCCACGAAGAGGGCAGCTTCATTCACGGCGTGCACCACACCATGAACGAAGACGACGTGAAGACCGTTATGCGCATGCCGTGGATATCGATTGGTTCCGATGGCAGCGCCTTGAATCAGAAATTTCCCGGAAAGCCCCACCCGCGCAGCTTTGGCACCAATCCCCGAGTGCTTGGCAAATACACCCGCGATGAAAAAGTTTTGACCGTAGAAGACGCGGTGCGTAAGATGACTTCGCTGCCGGCGCAGGTGTTGGGGCTCAAGGATCGCGGTTTGTTGAGAGAAGGGTACTGGGCGGACGTTGTGTTGTTCGATCCCGATACTGTCGCCGATCGCGCCACCTATGACGAACCGAAGCAGTATCCGAAGGGAATTGATTATGTGCTGGTCAATGGCACAGTCGTCATAGAAAATGGCCATCACACCGGGGCGCGGCCGGGGCGGGCGATCTACGGACCGGGGCGTGTCGCGTAGCGCGATGCGATTTCAGATTCCAAATTGCAGATTCGAGATTTTTTCAGACCGGAGATTCGCTGCTTGGAGGGACGATGGATTACGATTTACTGATTAAGAATGGGCGTGTGGTCGATGGTTCGGGGCTGCCGTCGTTTGTTGCCGACGTTGGCATTCGAGACGGCAAGATTGTCGATGTGGGGCGATTGAACGGCACGGCCAAGCGGACCATCGATGCGAGTGGTTTCGTCGTTTCTCCTGGTTTTATCGATCATCACACCCACATGGACGGGCAGATTCTCTGGGACCCGTTTGGCACCTGCGAGCCGCAGCATGGCGTGACTTCGATCATTATGGGCAACTGCGGTTTGGCGCTAGCGCCTGTAAAAAACGGCGATGAAGATGCCATCGTGAAAAGTTTCGTGCGCGTCGAAGCGATCCCGCGTGTCGCTCTAGAAAAAGGCGTGCCCTGGGGCTGGAAGAGCTATGGTGAATATTTAAACAAGCTCGAAGGCAACATCGGCATCAATGTCGGTGGCATCGTCGGCCACATCGCGGTGCGCCAGTTCGTCATGGGCGAGGAGTCCACGCAGCGCAAGGCAACGGATAGCGAAGTGCAGAAAATGCGCGGAGCGGTCGGCGAGGCGATGCGCGCCGGCTCGTTTGGCCTCTCGACCAATCGCAACGAGCGCCACATGCGCGAAGATGGCCTGCCGGTGCCGAGTCGGCTAGCCGATGATCACGAGCTGTTCGCGCTGTGCGAAGTCGTCAGCCAATCCAACGCCGGGGTGATTCAAATGAACATGGGTCGCCACTGCGTCGAGCAGATTCCACAATACGACGAGCTGGCCCGGCGCGTGCGCCGGCCGATCGTTTGGCAGAGCGTGCAGTACAAAGAGAGCGAGCCGGAGCTGTGGCAAAACATGCTGAGCGGCATCGCCAAGACTTTTGCCGAGGGTTACCAAGCCTATGGTTTGACCCACACCGTGCCGCTGATGCGCCACTTCAGCATGAAGGACGCGCAGATTTTTGACGAGTTCCCAGTCTGGAAAAATCTGATGTTCCGGCCCGAGCCGGCGCGCAAACAGGCGTTCGCCGACCCAGCCACGCGGCAGAAGATGCGCGACGACATGGCTGAGCCGCGCTCGGTATCATATCACCGCAACTGGGGCCGCGTGTTTGTCGAGAAAGCCGCCAAGACGGAAAATCAGAAATACGTCGGCAAGAGCGTTGCCGAAGTCGCCGCGGCGAGAAATCAAGATTCGCTCGACGCGTTCCTGGATTTGTCCTTGGAAGAAAATCTCGAAACCATGTTCGAGACGACCAACCGCGGCTTCAACCCCGAAGCGATGAGCACGATCATGAAGAGCCCCTACGTAGTCATCGGCACCTCCGACGCCGGGGCGCATGTGCAGTTTGGCGCCGATTTCGGCTACTGCACGACGCTGCTTGGCATGTGGGTGCGCGACCGCCAGATGATTGCGCTGGAACACGCCATTCACAAGCTGACGTTTCACGTCGCGTCGATCTGGGGCATCGAAGGGCGCGGCCTGCTGCGCCCGGGCTACCACGCCGATGTGACGATCTTCGATCCCAAGACGATCAAGGCCTGCGCGCCGGAGTGGGCGGAAGATTATCCCGCGGCAACCAAGCGCTTCATCCAGCGCTCCGAGGGCGTGCACTACACGATCGTCAATGGAAAAGTCGTTTTCGAAGACGGCAAAATGCGCGGTGAAATGGCTGGCGACGTGCTGCGCAGCGGCGCGTACCAAGCGTAAGGGAACGATCTCGGAAAAATCTCGCGCAGAGACGCAGTGCAGAGTTCGGAAACTTGGTAGGGGCGGGTGTTAAACCCGCCCTCTTTTTTGCCTAGGAGCAATTCGTGGCAGGAAGCAGCCTCTTAGCATTGATCGATGATATCGCATCGATCCTCGACGACGTAGCGGTGATGAGCAAGACCGCCGCCAAGAAAACTGCCGGCGTCATCGATGACGTCGCGGCCATGAGCAAGGTCGCCGCGAAAAAGACCGCGGGCGTCTTGGGTGATGACTTGGCGTTAAACGCCAACCAGGTCGCCGGCGTCCACACCGACCGAGAATTGCCGGTGGTCTGGGCCGTCGCCAAGGGTTCGCTGATCAACAAGGTGATCCTGGTGCCGGCAGCACTGGCGATCAGCGTGTTTGTCCCATGGGCGATCACGCCGTTGTTGATGCTCGGCGGGGCCTATCTTTGCTACGAGGGCTTTGAAAAAATCGCCCACAAATTTTTGCACGACGCCGACGATGAGGCGCATCACAAGGAACATTTGGATGCGCTCGTCGACCCGGCACGCGATATGGTGGCCGTCGAGAAGCAAAAAATCAAAGGCGCCATTCGCACCGATTTCATTCTTTCCGCCGAGATCATCGTCATCGCGCTGGGCACGGTGGCGCACGCTGATTTTGGCAAACAGGTGGCGGTTTTGGTGGCCATCGCACTGCTCATGACCGTTGGCGTTTACGGCCTCGTCGCCGCTATCGTCAAGCTCGACGACGCCGGACTGCACCTGAGCCAAAAACCCGGCAGCGGCGTTTGGTCCCAATGGCAACGGGCGATCGCTCGGCACTCTTAAGTTTGGCGCCTTGGCTGATGAAAACCCTTTCGGTGGTTGGCACCGCGGCGATGTTCATGGTCGGCGGCGGCATCCTAACCCACGGCATCCCGGGCGCCCATGAATGGATCGAGCGCATCGCCCACGGCGCCGGCAGTTTCTTGGGCGCGGTGCTGCCAACATTGTTGGACGCGTTGGTGGGCGTGATCGCCGGCGCGATCCTGGTTGCGGTGGTAGTCGCGGTCACAAAACTGTTGCGCCCGGCCAAGCCGCACGCTTAGACGGATCATGTTTCGGTTGCTGCTGCCGGCGCTGCTGCCGTCCTGGCGCTTTTTCGACACCATCGCGCCGTCACCGCGCATCCAGTTCGCCTTGCTTGATCACCACGATGAGCCTGAGCCCAGTTGGCACAGCTTTCGCCCCCATCCCGATCGTCTTTCCCTGGGCGCCATGATCCGCCGGCTTTTTCATAACCCGCGCTGGAACGAGTCGTTGTACATGGTCACCTGCGCCGAGCGGTTGCTCGAACAACCCTCGCGATTTCGCGAAGAAGAGATTCTGCGCCGCATTACCACCGCGATCGAGAGCGGCGAGATAGGGTGGGCCCCGGCCCAAGCGCGCTTTGTGCGCTTTCGAATCCTTATCCTCAAACGCCAGACAGGACGCGTCACCGAGCGCGTCATGTTCACCTCGACGGCAGCGCGATTGGCGCCGTCGCCATGAGCCTGGAAATCGCCGTGCGCTGGAGCGAGATGCTCTTGGCGCTCGCTTTCATACAGCAGAGTATCGAGCATCTATCCGCACCTGGAACCGAGCGCTGGTTGTTTGCCACGCGGTTAGCGCTGGCACTTTTGTTATTGATTGGTTTGCAACCAAGCTGGGCGCTAGGCGCGATGCTGCTTTTGAGTCTAGCGATTCTCCATCGCTTCGACGGCCCCTACAACGGCGGCAGCGATCGCATGAGTTTGTTGCTGTTGATCTGTTTACTGCTATCGCATCTGGCGCCGACGCCACATTGGCAAGAAATCGCCCTTGGCTATTTGTCAGTGCAGTTGCTGCCGTCGTACACAATCGCCGGGTGGGTGAAACTTGCCAATCCCGACTGGCGCAGCGGCCAGGCCCTGAAAGACGTCTTTGAATTTTCTGTTTATCCAGTCAGCGAAAGCATCCGCGCCTGGGCAGGCTCCCCAAGGCTGTTGTTCGGGTTGTCCTGGACGATGATGCTATTTGAAATTCTTTTTCCGCTGGGGTTGCTCAACGCCACGGGGTTAATGGCCGTGTTGTCACTGGCAGCGCTGTTTCATCTGATCAACGGCGGTATCTTCGGCCTCAATCGCTTTCTCTGGAGCTGGATTGCGGCCTATCCTTGTCTGATCTGGTTTCAACAACGGGTGTTCGGCGGATGAGGGCGACCAACCGGTCGCCCCTGCACCGGCCCAACTAACTCTAAAACTGGTTAACGCCATTCGTGTTTGGGATAGCGGCGCTGCAGTTGATTTTTTAATTGCGGGTAGGTGTTGCGCCAGAAGTCGGCAAGATTCTCGGTCACTTGCACCGGGCGATTGCTCGGCGCCAGCACTTGGATGCGCAGCGGCACGCGGCGCTGGGCGATCCAGATTCCGTCTTTGATGCCGTAGAGATCTTGAATGCGCGCAGCGATGGTTGGCGGTGCATCCGGCGAATAGTCGACTTTGACTTTGCGGCCGCGCGGCAGCTCGATGCGCTCGGGCGCGTATTCGTCGACCCAACGCTGCTGTTGGTGCGATAGCCAGGATTTCACGACCGACAGCACGGGGCGATTGCGGACTTCGCCGTAACTGAACGCGCCGTGGCAGACGTGCTCGATCATGATGCAGCGATCTTCCGCGCCGATGGCGGGGAGCTCCAATTCCGCCATCCACTCGCGCAAACGATTGACGCGCAAGATCCAGTCTTCAACCGCGTCGTCCCAATGTTCCAATTGACAGCGACCCGCGGCAATTTCACCGGCAAGCAACGCCGCTGCGTCATCCACTGAGGGATCGGCGCCAGGCTTCTGCTCCAGCACCAAATCGCGAAAACGAGTCTCTTGCCGGCCAACCACGCGGCGCGTGACAGGGTCGAGCGCCACCGCGCGCGTTTGTTCGATATGGCTGGGAAACAGCTCCTGCAGCCATTCTTGCTTGACCGCCGTGGCGAGATTGAGCATGACGTTCAAATTGCGCTCGCCGCTGGCGCCACTTTGCACCTCGCGTACTTCCGAGACGACAAAGAGCGGAGCCTTAACCACGCTTTCGCGCGCCAGCGTGCCACCTCGGTTGTGCACGAGAGCGCAGCGCGGGCCGTGGTCGATTCGCTTGGCCAACTGATCGGGAAAGCCAAGCAAGATGCAGCGCTGCACGGCGTCATTGGCGGCGGATTTTTCTTTGGTGTCCAGGCCCTCCTCGTCGGCGACGCGGAGAAATTGCTCGAATAGCGGGCCGACCTGTCGCGCTGCTTGAGCATTGATGCCGACGCGTCGGCAGCGCTCGGCATTGAAGTCATGCCGCTGGGCGTAGCGCCAGGCGCGCATCAGGACAAAAAAATCGGATTCTACTTCGTGCGCGAAAATTTCATCCCGGGCTTCGCTGGTCTCATCGTTCGGTCGGCGCGCCAGCAAGTCGCGGCCTTGCGTCAATGCGGCAATCAACGCCACCTGACGAACGCAGCCGTATTCTCGCGCCGCCAGCAGCATGCGCGCGTAGCGTGGATGGGCCGGAAAAGCGAGCATGCGGCGACCGAGAGCGGTGATCTCGCCGCTGCTTTCATCTACTGCGTCCAGATCGTTCAGCAGCGTCTCGGCGCGCTCCAGCGCCCGTGGCTCGGGCGCTTCCAGCCAACGAAACGATCTAACGTCGGTGACGCCGCTCGCCTTGAGCGTCAAAACAACCTCGGCAAGATCCAACCGTTTGACTTCGGATATCTCCTGCGCCGCGCGGCCGCTCTGCTCATGGGCCGTCCATAAACGCAGGCAACGACCGGGCGCGGTGCGGCCGGCGCGGCCGGCGCGCTGATCGGCAGCGGCGCGGCTGATTTTTTCGATGAGCAATGTGTTGATGCCGCGGTGCGGATCGAAGCGCGGTATGCGCGCCAAACCGCTGTCGATCACCAAGCGCACGCCGTCGATGGTGAGCGAAGTTTCGGCGACGTTGGTGGCAACGACGACTTTGCGCTTATCGTAGCGCGCCACCGCCGCATCCTGTTCTCGTGGCGGCAACTCGCCGTGCAACGGAAAGACAACGAACTGGGGACCTAATGCACTCTGCGCCGCTTGCACAGTGCGGGCGATTTCGTAAGCCCCGGGCATGAAAATCAGCGCATCGCCCTCGGGATGTTCGCGCACCAGGCGCTGCAATTCTCTAACGGCATTTTCCCAAACCGGCCGATCGCCGGCGGGGTTGGCAAGATAGTCCACCTCGACCGGGAAAGCGCGCCCCGCCGATGACAGCACCGCGCAAGGCTGCAAATATTTCTCGACGCTCGCGACCTCAAGCGTCGCTGACATCACGACGATGACAAGATCGGGCCGCGTCGCTGCCTGAATCTGCAGCGCCCGCGCCAGGGTGATGTCGCCATAAAGATGACGCTCATGAAATTCGTCGAACAGAATTGCGCTGATCCCTTTCAACGTCGGATCGGCGAGCATGCGCCGCAACAGCACCCCTTCTGTGACATAGCAGATGCGCGTCGCCGCCGATGCGACGTTGTCCAAGCGCATCTGATAACCCACTTCGCCGCCCAGCTTGACGTTGCGCGTTTGCGCCACCCAAGTGGCCAGCAGTCGCGTCGGCAAACGGCGCGGTTGCAGGATAGCGACTTGACCGTCGCCCAACAAACCGCCGTCGAGGAGCATCTGCGGCACTTGCGTCGACTTGCCCGACCCGGTGGGCGCGGTAAGCACCAAGCGCTTTTGCGCTTTGACAACTTCGAGCAAGCGCTGCTCGATTTCGTAGATGGTAAAATCCGGCTTTGACATTGACTGGGCTAGAACAGGCGGAGCTGCTTGGGTTTATCGTCAAACACGGTGCGGCCACCGAGAGCCGGCGAGATGGCTTTTTCGTGAGCCACGACGGCGGCGAAGTCCGCTCGCGGCTGTAGATCGGTTTCAATCGTCTGAACGAAACGATCTAATCTTTGAAAGCCGCCAAGCTTATCACGATCGCCGAGCTTGGCTTTGTCGAGCGCGCTGCGCAGATATTGCAGCGAACGATCGTAGGTCTTTAGCGGCACCGGAAACGGATGGCCGTCCTTGCCGCCATGGGCAAACGAGAAGCGCGCCGGATCGCTGAATCGGCTCGGCGCGCCGTGCACGACTTCGGCGATCAGTGCCAACGACTGCAGGGTGCGCGGGCCAAGCTTTTCCACGAGCAACAGCTCGGCGAAATCGTGCAGGTCGCGCTCGTAGGCGACGGCCAGCACAGCGCCCAGGCGCTTGAGATCGACGTTCGCGGCGCGGACATCGTGATGCGCCGGCATAGTTAAATGACGCGCTTCGTTGAGAATCTTAGCCGGCTTTTCCTGGGCGATTTCCAATAATGCGTGCTGCGCCGGTTTGGCGTGGGTGTCGACGAGATTCATGATCACGCCCTGGTTCTCACCGACGATGGCGCTGTGCGGTTCCGCGACGAAATCACGCACCGTAGCCGAGTGCCAATGATAGCGCCGCGCCATGCCGCTATGATCGTTCAAACCTTGCTGCACCACCGCCCATTCGCCGCTCGCCGTTACCACGAAACTGTGCAGATAAATCTGGAACCCATCGGCAATCGCATTGTTGTCGACCCGCGCGGTCAATCGGCTAGTGCGCACCAGCGTATTGCCGTCAAGCCCGTGCCGCTCGGCAACCGTCAGCAACTCCTGCGGTGTGTTGCGTGAGAACCTGCCACGCCCGCCGCAGATGAAAAGACCAAGCTCCTGCGCACGCGGCGCCAGGCCGCGCTTGAGCGCGCCCATGACCGAAGTGGTGATACCGGACGAA
Coding sequences within it:
- a CDS encoding leucyl/phenylalanyl-tRNA--protein transferase, whose protein sequence is MPIYRLSREPIFPPADAADPTGLLAVGGDLSSERLLEAYRAGIFPWYSDDQPILWWSPDPRTVLNLDEFRLSRSLRKTINKNLFTVTFDRAFAEVIHACAQVARTTQSGTWITDEMQEAYVHLHGLGYAHSVETWVGDELAGGLYGVSLGKAFFGESMFHFKTDASKVALAALVQQLKEWEFHLIDAQMTTEHLLSLGAKEISRRVFLKRLTEALKHPTRRGRWRSA
- a CDS encoding D-aminoacylase produces the protein MQEFDLVIHGGRVIDGTGNPWFYNDIGIKDGKIAAIGKIAPEAGKRAISAKGYVVTPGYIDMHTHSDQPIIHDGNAESKVRQGVTLDIIGESQTVAPLAGEVLEEYRLEHRKRNFIETDWTDFTGYFDRVMRGGVSINFASGVSPQQVKRVVCGFKERPATAAEQEQMNRLVAHAMEQGALGLTAAWHAKGPEYPGEVVEMAKVAKRYGGYYGVHVGSEGFDMMEELAKMLRVARESRIPVHVYHLKMRAKANWGRIRQVIQQLEEARGEGLEITANQYPYTAMQHPWRRLFPRWVQDAPVQETISQFKNPDYRARVVSDPEFNQYVDEHGGWEGIVAARMDGEKIKKFEGMTIAEIAKIRESDPVSTCFDLIHEEGSFIHGVHHTMNEDDVKTVMRMPWISIGSDGSALNQKFPGKPHPRSFGTNPRVLGKYTRDEKVLTVEDAVRKMTSLPAQVLGLKDRGLLREGYWADVVLFDPDTVADRATYDEPKQYPKGIDYVLVNGTVVIENGHHTGARPGRAIYGPGRVA
- a CDS encoding amidohydrolase family protein, whose amino-acid sequence is MDYDLLIKNGRVVDGSGLPSFVADVGIRDGKIVDVGRLNGTAKRTIDASGFVVSPGFIDHHTHMDGQILWDPFGTCEPQHGVTSIIMGNCGLALAPVKNGDEDAIVKSFVRVEAIPRVALEKGVPWGWKSYGEYLNKLEGNIGINVGGIVGHIAVRQFVMGEESTQRKATDSEVQKMRGAVGEAMRAGSFGLSTNRNERHMREDGLPVPSRLADDHELFALCEVVSQSNAGVIQMNMGRHCVEQIPQYDELARRVRRPIVWQSVQYKESEPELWQNMLSGIAKTFAEGYQAYGLTHTVPLMRHFSMKDAQIFDEFPVWKNLMFRPEPARKQAFADPATRQKMRDDMAEPRSVSYHRNWGRVFVEKAAKTENQKYVGKSVAEVAAARNQDSLDAFLDLSLEENLETMFETTNRGFNPEAMSTIMKSPYVVIGTSDAGAHVQFGADFGYCTTLLGMWVRDRQMIALEHAIHKLTFHVASIWGIEGRGLLRPGYHADVTIFDPKTIKACAPEWAEDYPAATKRFIQRSEGVHYTIVNGKVVFEDGKMRGEMAGDVLRSGAYQA
- a CDS encoding HTTM domain-containing protein, coding for MSLEIAVRWSEMLLALAFIQQSIEHLSAPGTERWLFATRLALALLLLIGLQPSWALGAMLLLSLAILHRFDGPYNGGSDRMSLLLLICLLLSHLAPTPHWQEIALGYLSVQLLPSYTIAGWVKLANPDWRSGQALKDVFEFSVYPVSESIRAWAGSPRLLFGLSWTMMLFEILFPLGLLNATGLMAVLSLAALFHLINGGIFGLNRFLWSWIAAYPCLIWFQQRVFGG
- the hrpB gene encoding ATP-dependent helicase HrpB; amino-acid sequence: MSKPDFTIYEIEQRLLEVVKAQKRLVLTAPTGSGKSTQVPQMLLDGGLLGDGQVAILQPRRLPTRLLATWVAQTRNVKLGGEVGYQMRLDNVASAATRICYVTEGVLLRRMLADPTLKGISAILFDEFHERHLYGDITLARALQIQAATRPDLVIVVMSATLEVASVEKYLQPCAVLSSAGRAFPVEVDYLANPAGDRPVWENAVRELQRLVREHPEGDALIFMPGAYEIARTVQAAQSALGPQFVVFPLHGELPPREQDAAVARYDKRKVVVATNVAETSLTIDGVRLVIDSGLARIPRFDPHRGINTLLIEKISRAAADQRAGRAGRTAPGRCLRLWTAHEQSGRAAQEISEVKRLDLAEVVLTLKASGVTDVRSFRWLEAPEPRALERAETLLNDLDAVDESSGEITALGRRMLAFPAHPRYARMLLAAREYGCVRQVALIAALTQGRDLLARRPNDETSEARDEIFAHEVESDFFVLMRAWRYAQRHDFNAERCRRVGINAQAARQVGPLFEQFLRVADEEGLDTKEKSAANDAVQRCILLGFPDQLAKRIDHGPRCALVHNRGGTLARESVVKAPLFVVSEVREVQSGASGERNLNVMLNLATAVKQEWLQELFPSHIEQTRAVALDPVTRRVVGRQETRFRDLVLEQKPGADPSVDDAAALLAGEIAAGRCQLEHWDDAVEDWILRVNRLREWMAELELPAIGAEDRCIMIEHVCHGAFSYGEVRNRPVLSVVKSWLSHQQQRWVDEYAPERIELPRGRKVKVDYSPDAPPTIAARIQDLYGIKDGIWIAQRRVPLRIQVLAPSNRPVQVTENLADFWRNTYPQLKNQLQRRYPKHEWR
- a CDS encoding DUF763 domain-containing protein; translation: MNRSGTADLPLHGGRVPPWLAERMTKLGTAITEAIVADYGTSAFLSRLSDPFWFQAFGAVMGMDWHSSGITTSVMGALKRGLAPRAQELGLFICGGRGRFSRNTPQELLTVAERHGLDGNTLVRTSRLTARVDNNAIADGFQIYLHSFVVTASGEWAVVQQGLNDHSGMARRYHWHSATVRDFVAEPHSAIVGENQGVIMNLVDTHAKPAQHALLEIAQEKPAKILNEARHLTMPAHHDVRAANVDLKRLGAVLAVAYERDLHDFAELLLVEKLGPRTLQSLALIAEVVHGAPSRFSDPARFSFAHGGKDGHPFPVPLKTYDRSLQYLRSALDKAKLGDRDKLGGFQRLDRFVQTIETDLQPRADFAAVVAHEKAISPALGGRTVFDDKPKQLRLF